From Mucilaginibacter gotjawali:
GTACGCCAATACCGGCAACCAGATTGCAACCAATGGATTTATATTATATCCAAACCCGACAGCAGGGCCGATGAACGTGAAAATGAACCAGATCAATGCAGGGCAGGCCTACACGATACAGATTATTAACAACCTTGGCGCGGTAATTAAAACGGTAACATCCAACCAGCCAAACTGGCAAACCGATGTAAGCAGTTTAGTGCCGGGCACCTATTTTGTGGAAGTAAAAAATAACAGTACCAATGCTCTTGTTGGGAAGAGCGGGTTTGTGAAACTTTAGGTTAGAGATTAGTTAATTAGAGATTGGAGATTAGTAAGAACGTAACTAACTAATCTCTAATCTCCAGTCTCTAATCACTAACCCAACCTCATATGCTCCGCATCCCAATGGATCACTTTGTTTTGAAAATAGCTGTCGTTGCATGCTAATGCGGGAGCTGCCGCCCTGAAGCCGAATACGGCATCTTCAACTATTGGTTTGCCAAGGCGGATGCCGTCAAAGAAACTATTGAAATGGTCGATATTGGCGTCATAGCCAGCGGGTGTATGGTAGGTTGTCCCCGGTATATTAGGAATTTGCTGATCAGCAGCTGAATATTTTTTATTATAGTCGTCCATCAGCGCTTTTTGCATAGCGGTAGTATAAGTACCAAACGAATCCCATCCATCGATCCCCGGGGCAACCGGCATTTTATTTTTACGGATGGTAAAGCCGCCGCCTTCATCTGACAAGTCCAGTACTCCTTCGGAGCCGATAATTTTGGTTGACGAATGATCACCCTCGCCGCTAATGAAGTTAACCCGTAAAATAGCCTGGAAGGCTGGGTGTTCTTTGGTGTGGGGATACTCAATCACTGCGCTCATAACGTCGGGCACATTTCTGCCATCTTTCCAGTAATAGGTGCCACCAATAGCAAAAATCTTATCGGGCCCTTTTGAATCGGTAATAAAGTGAATGCCTGATAGCAGGTGAACAAACAGGTCGCCGGCAACGCCGGTACCGTATTCGCGGTAGTTTCGCCACCTGAAAAAACGGTTACTGTCGTACGGCAGCTTTTTCTGGTCCTTTGCGGTGTACCTGTTCCAGTCGACCGTTTGGGGCGAGGCATCCAGCGGGATGGTATATTGCCAGGCACCCAAAGCGCTTTGGCGATTAAACGAAGCTTCGATAGAATTGATCTGCCCGATAGCGCCAGACTGGTACAATTCCTTTGCTTTTTTGAAGGCCAGGCTGCTCACACGCTGACTGCCCACCTGGAAAACGGCTTTGGTTTCCTGTTGGGTTTTTATCTCGTCCAACCCCTCGCTGATGTAATGTACCATGGGTTTTTCGCTGTAAACCGCTTTGCCCTTGCGCATGGCTGCTTTGGCGATGGTACTGTGCCAGTTATCGCTGGTGGCGATGATAACCGCATCCACATCGTTGCGGTCGAGGATCTCGTGGTAGTCTTTGGTGGTGAAGATATGTGCGCCGAAAACCTCTTTTGCATGGTCGAGCCTGCCGGTGTACAGGTCGCAGCAGCCAACCAGTTCAACCCCCGGGCAGGCCAGGGCCGTACGGGTATCA
This genomic window contains:
- a CDS encoding Gfo/Idh/MocA family protein, which codes for MSSDRRKFLKQLGGTIALTSATLSSFAAMEEHEYRILQAEKRYSANDKVRIATIGLGIMGYNDTRTALACPGVELVGCCDLYTGRLDHAKEVFGAHIFTTKDYHEILDRNDVDAVIIATSDNWHSTIAKAAMRKGKAVYSEKPMVHYISEGLDEIKTQQETKAVFQVGSQRVSSLAFKKAKELYQSGAIGQINSIEASFNRQSALGAWQYTIPLDASPQTVDWNRYTAKDQKKLPYDSNRFFRWRNYREYGTGVAGDLFVHLLSGIHFITDSKGPDKIFAIGGTYYWKDGRNVPDVMSAVIEYPHTKEHPAFQAILRVNFISGEGDHSSTKIIGSEGVLDLSDEGGGFTIRKNKMPVAPGIDGWDSFGTYTTAMQKALMDDYNKKYSAADQQIPNIPGTTYHTPAGYDANIDHFNSFFDGIRLGKPIVEDAVFGFRAAAPALACNDSYFQNKVIHWDAEHMRLG